One genomic region from Deltaproteobacteria bacterium encodes:
- a CDS encoding LLM class flavin-dependent oxidoreductase: MKFGIFYELSVPRPWDREAERKVYMNALEQVRLADELGFDQVWAVEHHFLEEYSHCSAPELFLTACAMQTKNIHVGHGIVVCVPQFNHPIRIAERAAVLDILSGGRLEFGTGRSAT, translated from the coding sequence ATGAAATTCGGTATTTTTTATGAATTGTCGGTTCCGCGTCCGTGGGACCGCGAGGCCGAGCGCAAAGTCTACATGAACGCACTGGAACAAGTACGTCTGGCTGACGAGCTCGGCTTCGACCAAGTGTGGGCAGTCGAGCATCACTTCCTGGAAGAATACTCGCATTGCTCGGCCCCAGAGTTGTTCTTAACTGCTTGCGCCATGCAGACCAAGAACATTCACGTCGGTCACGGCATTGTGGTCTGCGTACCGCAGTTCAATCATCCCATCCGCATCGCCGAGCGGGCCGCCGTCCTCGATATTCTTTCCGGCGGGCGTCTCGAATTCGGCACCGGACGCTCGGCCACT
- a CDS encoding acyl-CoA dehydrogenase: protein MTTQSTAQKLTTTGPELVARARALAPLLAEHAAEAERQRKPVDAVIRALEEAEIFKLMVPRCYGGLELDLDTFFEVGAALGEGDASMAWVANFYVEHNWILSQFPASFQQGLFAQRSYVLAPAMLAPSGLAVREGEGYRLNGRWQWASGVMHCDWVIPGALEQTPEGKPDPRWFAVPLSQAKVEDTWYVDGMVGTGSNDVVIDDVYVPAERSVSMLDMSTGNGPGSLLHEGPLYHTPMLPILTMAGTTPALGQARAAVRQFRERLADRIRLGSRTKQGDKASAQMRLARVEVEVREAELLIRDVVADVMARRDTATMLDRARWATQFAVAVDRCRHVVQTVVEASGAHAHFLDHPLQRTLRDVNTISCHVVFDLDGRLESFGRLLLGLDSGGALL, encoded by the coding sequence ATGACAACACAAAGTACTGCTCAGAAGCTAACGACCACTGGCCCGGAACTGGTGGCGCGCGCCCGCGCGCTCGCTCCTTTGCTGGCGGAACACGCCGCCGAGGCCGAACGTCAGCGCAAGCCGGTCGATGCCGTGATTCGGGCGTTGGAAGAAGCCGAGATTTTCAAGCTGATGGTGCCGCGTTGTTATGGCGGCCTAGAACTCGACCTGGATACCTTCTTCGAGGTCGGAGCCGCGCTCGGTGAAGGCGACGCCTCGATGGCCTGGGTGGCCAATTTCTACGTCGAACACAACTGGATTCTCAGTCAATTTCCCGCATCCTTTCAGCAAGGGCTCTTCGCTCAACGCTCTTACGTCCTTGCACCGGCGATGTTGGCGCCGAGCGGACTTGCCGTGCGTGAAGGGGAGGGGTATCGCCTGAACGGGCGTTGGCAGTGGGCCAGCGGCGTCATGCACTGCGATTGGGTCATTCCCGGTGCCTTGGAGCAAACGCCTGAAGGCAAACCCGACCCGCGCTGGTTTGCGGTGCCGCTCTCGCAAGCGAAAGTCGAGGATACCTGGTACGTCGATGGCATGGTCGGGACCGGGAGCAACGATGTCGTGATTGACGATGTCTACGTTCCCGCCGAACGCAGCGTCTCGATGTTAGACATGAGCACTGGGAACGGTCCGGGGTCGCTACTGCACGAGGGTCCGCTCTACCACACGCCCATGCTGCCCATTCTCACCATGGCGGGCACGACTCCGGCTTTAGGACAGGCGCGGGCGGCGGTGCGGCAGTTTCGCGAGCGTTTGGCCGATCGTATACGTTTGGGATCGCGGACCAAGCAAGGAGACAAGGCGTCCGCGCAGATGCGCCTAGCTCGTGTCGAGGTGGAAGTGCGCGAGGCGGAATTACTGATCCGCGATGTCGTGGCCGATGTGATGGCGCGACGCGATACCGCGACCATGCTCGACCGTGCTCGATGGGCGACACAATTCGCTGTTGCCGTTGACCGCTGTCGGCACGTAGTTCAGACCGTTGTCGAGGCGAGCGGAGCACACGCGCACTTTCTTGACCATCCTTTGCAACGCACGTTACGCGACGTGAACACGATCTCGTGCCACGTCGTTTTCGATCTGGATGGCCGGCTGGAATCCTTCGGACGCTTGCTGCTCGGTTTGGATTCGGGCGGGGCGCTCTTGTGA
- a CDS encoding AAA family ATPase: MRCPSCNFENPEGMNFCGKCAAPLALRCPQCGFENPPGFAFCGKCATPLTEGEKEVVSSQLSVVSPQPLVPSPEHPAERRQLTVMFCDLVGSTALSTQLDPEELREVIWAYQQTSAAVIERYGGYIAQYLGDGLLVYFGYPIAHEDDAVRAVRAGLEIIETLRQPVPSPLRGEGQGEGEILSPLQDTPHPNLPPQGGKELRGLQVRIGIHTGLVVVGEVGGGAKHEQLALGETPNIAARVQSQASPNEVVVSAATLRLMHGLFVTEDLGQQALKGISTPMALCRVVEESTAQRRVERETYVGLTPLVGRELEMEMLRDRWRRAVQGAGQGVLLSGEPGIGKSRLVQTLREQVLSDRAIRIELRCSPYHQNSAYYPIIEHLQRFLRFTLQDTPQTKLEKLTQALSSYRFPQVETLPLLAAFLSLPHPEGASPFVMSPQKQKEKMQEAIIAWIVEEAERAPVYCAWEDLHWADPSTLELLTLLLAQVPTARLLMLLTFRPEFTPPWGPRSYLSQLTLSRLGQSHAEAMIEKVTGGKALAPEILQQIVAKTDGVPLFVEELTKMVMEQPVGAIHESPLQLTIPTTLQDALMARLDRLGTVKEIAQMGATIGREFTYDVLQAVSPLTADTLQQGLRQLVETELVYQRGVPPHATYIFKHALVQDTAYQSLLKSTRQQHHRQIARVLEERFAKIEETQPELLAHHCTEAGLIEQAIPYWQQAGQRAVQRSANIEAIVHLTKGLELLRTLPDTLKRTQQELTLQTTLGPALIATKGFGAPEVEKTYSRARELCRQVGETPQLFLVLRGLWAFYNTRAELQTAGELGEQFLSLAQGVQDPALLLEAHRALGRNLFDRGELLLARAHLEQGIALYDPLQHGSHAFLYGYDPGVAGLSCMALVLWHLGYPDEALKRNHEALTLAQELAHPFSLAFAFFFTDRLCQFRRDGQTAQERAEAAIALSREHGFPLFVAEGTILRGWALAEQGQKEEGIAQMCQGMAAWRVTGAEMWQSNFLALLAEVYGKVGQVEEGLAVLAEALAQIDKTGERFYEADLYRIKGELLLAQAGHRLQALGLREKTEEAEECFLKAIEIACRQSAKSLELRAVTSLARLWQQQGKQHEARQLLADIYNWFTEGFDTKDLQEAKALLEELSN, encoded by the coding sequence ATGCGTTGTCCGAGCTGCAATTTCGAGAACCCTGAGGGGATGAATTTTTGCGGCAAGTGCGCTGCGCCACTTGCTCTGCGCTGCCCACAGTGCGGCTTCGAGAACCCTCCTGGCTTTGCCTTCTGCGGCAAATGCGCCACGCCGCTTACGGAAGGCGAAAAGGAAGTTGTTAGTAGTCAGTTATCAGTTGTTAGTCCCCAGCCCCTAGTCCCTAGTCCCGAGCACCCAGCAGAGCGACGGCAATTGACCGTTATGTTCTGCGACCTCGTCGGTTCCACGGCGCTCTCGACCCAGCTCGATCCTGAAGAGTTACGCGAGGTGATCTGGGCCTACCAGCAAACGAGCGCCGCAGTGATTGAACGCTATGGGGGATACATCGCCCAGTATCTTGGGGATGGGTTACTGGTATATTTCGGCTATCCCATTGCGCACGAGGACGATGCCGTGCGGGCCGTGCGGGCGGGGCTGGAGATTATTGAAACGTTACGCCAACCGGTCCCCTCTCCCTTGAGGGGAGAGGGACAGGGAGAGGGTGAGATACTTTCACCTTTGCAGGATACCCCCCATCCTAACCTTCCCCCGCAAGGGGGGAAGGAACTGCGGGGATTGCAAGTCCGCATCGGCATTCATACCGGTCTCGTGGTCGTGGGTGAGGTTGGTGGCGGAGCCAAGCACGAGCAGCTCGCACTCGGCGAGACGCCGAACATTGCCGCCCGCGTGCAAAGCCAAGCGTCGCCGAATGAAGTCGTTGTCAGCGCCGCGACCCTTCGCCTCATGCATGGGTTGTTTGTCACCGAAGACCTGGGGCAGCAAGCACTCAAGGGCATCTCGACGCCAATGGCACTCTGCCGGGTGGTCGAAGAGAGTACTGCGCAGCGTCGCGTCGAGCGAGAGACGTATGTCGGCTTGACGCCTCTGGTGGGCCGAGAGCTGGAGATGGAAATGTTGCGGGACCGCTGGCGGCGCGCCGTTCAGGGTGCTGGACAAGGCGTGCTACTTAGCGGTGAGCCCGGCATTGGTAAATCCCGCTTGGTGCAAACGCTCAGAGAACAGGTCCTGAGCGATAGGGCGATACGGATCGAATTGCGTTGTTCACCGTATCACCAAAACAGTGCCTATTACCCGATCATTGAGCATCTGCAACGATTCCTACGGTTTACTCTCCAAGACACGCCACAGACCAAACTGGAGAAATTGACCCAGGCACTCTCCTCGTACCGTTTCCCGCAAGTCGAGACGCTGCCGTTGTTGGCGGCTTTCCTGTCGCTCCCGCATCCAGAAGGCGCTTCGCCGTTTGTGATGAGTCCGCAGAAACAGAAAGAGAAGATGCAGGAGGCGATCATCGCGTGGATCGTCGAAGAAGCCGAGCGAGCGCCAGTCTACTGTGCCTGGGAAGATCTGCACTGGGCCGATCCGTCCACACTCGAGCTGTTGACGCTGCTGCTCGCGCAGGTCCCGACGGCGCGACTGTTGATGCTGCTGACCTTTCGCCCGGAATTTACCCCGCCCTGGGGGCCGCGGTCTTACTTGAGCCAACTGACGCTGAGCCGCTTAGGCCAGTCGCACGCAGAGGCGATGATCGAGAAAGTGACCGGTGGCAAAGCGTTAGCGCCCGAGATTCTCCAGCAGATTGTCGCCAAGACCGATGGGGTGCCGCTGTTTGTCGAAGAGTTGACCAAAATGGTGATGGAACAACCCGTAGGGGCGATTCATGAATCGCCCCTGCAATTGACCATTCCCACTACTCTGCAGGATGCCCTCATGGCGCGGCTCGACCGGCTCGGAACGGTGAAAGAAATCGCCCAAATGGGAGCCACGATCGGGCGAGAATTTACCTATGATGTTCTGCAAGCCGTTTCTCCGCTCACGGCGGACACGTTGCAACAGGGGCTGCGGCAGTTGGTAGAGACGGAACTGGTCTATCAACGCGGCGTACCGCCGCACGCGACCTACATCTTCAAACATGCGCTGGTGCAAGATACGGCGTATCAATCGTTGCTCAAAAGCACTCGGCAACAACATCATCGGCAGATTGCCCGAGTGTTGGAAGAGCGATTTGCAAAGATCGAAGAAACCCAGCCCGAACTGTTGGCACATCACTGCACCGAGGCGGGGCTGATCGAGCAGGCGATACCGTATTGGCAGCAGGCGGGGCAGAGAGCCGTGCAGCGCTCGGCCAATATAGAGGCAATTGTTCACCTCACCAAAGGGCTGGAGTTACTCAGGACCCTGCCAGACACCCTCAAGCGTACCCAACAAGAACTCACTTTGCAGACCACCCTTGGTCCGGCGTTGATTGCTACCAAAGGCTTTGGGGCACCGGAGGTGGAGAAAACTTACTCCCGAGCGCGGGAGCTGTGCCGACAGGTGGGGGAGACTCCTCAGCTCTTCTTGGTGTTGCGGGGGCTTTGGGCATTTTATAACACACGAGCGGAGTTGCAGACGGCAGGTGAGCTGGGGGAACAGTTCCTGAGCTTAGCTCAGGGTGTACAGGACCCGGCGCTTCTCCTAGAGGCCCACAGGGCGCTGGGGAGAAATTTGTTCGATCGCGGAGAGTTGCTTCTAGCCCGAGCGCATCTGGAGCAGGGGATTGCCCTCTACGACCCTCTGCAGCACGGCTCCCATGCCTTCCTCTACGGGTATGACCCTGGGGTGGCCGGCCTGTCCTGTATGGCCCTGGTCTTGTGGCATCTTGGCTATCCGGACGAGGCTCTCAAGCGGAACCACGAGGCGCTTACCCTGGCCCAGGAGCTGGCGCATCCTTTTAGCCTGGCTTTTGCCTTTTTCTTTACTGACAGGCTCTGTCAGTTTCGCCGGGATGGGCAGACAGCCCAAGAGCGGGCAGAGGCAGCCATTGCACTCTCTCGTGAGCATGGGTTTCCGCTCTTCGTCGCGGAGGGGACCATACTGCGGGGTTGGGCACTGGCTGAGCAGGGACAGAAGGAAGAGGGGATTGCACAGATGTGCCAGGGTATGGCCGCTTGGCGAGTCACAGGGGCAGAGATGTGGCAGTCGAATTTTCTTGCTCTGCTGGCCGAGGTGTACGGGAAAGTAGGACAGGTAGAAGAAGGGCTTGCCGTGCTGGCCGAGGCGCTGGCTCAGATAGACAAGACTGGAGAACGTTTTTATGAAGCAGATCTGTATCGGATCAAAGGCGAACTCCTGCTGGCGCAGGCAGGCCACAGGCTGCAGGCTCTAGGCTTGAGGGAGAAGACGGAAGAGGCTGAAGAATGCTTTTTGAAAGCTATTGAAATTGCTTGCCGGCAGAGTGCTAAGTCTCTGGAGCTACGGGCGGTGACTAGCCTCGCTCGCCTGTGGCAGCAGCAAGGCAAGCAACACGAAGCCCGGCAATTACTGGCCGACATCTACAACTGGTTCACCGAAGGCTTCGACACCAAGGATTTGCAAGAGGCGAAGGCGTTGCTGGAAGAATTGAGCAATTAA
- a CDS encoding DUF433 domain-containing protein: protein MAIMETLMAETPPLYSTDEGVVRIIGTRVSLDTVLGAFLNGSTAEQIAYKYPSLKLADIYAVITYYLRHRQAVESYLAEQHQEAESIRQEVEDRFSPAGVRERLLARRVERS from the coding sequence ATGGCGATCATGGAGACCCTGATGGCTGAAACGCCGCCGCTTTACTCCACGGATGAGGGCGTCGTGCGTATTATCGGAACTCGTGTCAGCTTGGACACCGTGCTTGGTGCCTTTCTGAACGGGAGCACGGCTGAACAGATTGCCTATAAATATCCCTCTCTCAAATTGGCGGACATTTATGCAGTCATCACCTATTATCTCCGTCACCGGCAAGCCGTGGAATCCTATCTAGCGGAGCAGCACCAAGAAGCGGAGAGCATAAGGCAAGAAGTAGAAGACCGCTTTTCACCGGCTGGTGTGCGAGAACGGTTGCTAGCACGACGAGTAGAAAGGTCCTGA
- a CDS encoding DUF5615 family PIN-like protein — protein MIRFLTDEDFDNDILRGVVLRLPTLDIVRVQDVGLLGKSDPVVLAWAAGETRLLLTHDIRTMRLHAYARLDEGLPMPGVFVVPQSLPVARAIEEVLLLAECSVEGEWEGQVRFLPL, from the coding sequence GTGATTCGCTTCTTGACCGATGAAGATTTCGACAACGACATTCTCCGTGGAGTCGTACTCAGACTCCCGACACTCGATATTGTTCGCGTTCAGGATGTCGGTTTGCTGGGGAAAAGCGATCCCGTGGTGTTGGCGTGGGCGGCAGGAGAAACGCGACTCTTGCTGACCCATGATATTCGCACGATGAGACTCCATGCGTATGCGCGTCTGGACGAGGGACTGCCGATGCCGGGCGTGTTTGTCGTGCCCCAAAGTCTGCCCGTTGCCCGCGCAATAGAAGAAGTACTGTTGTTGGCGGAGTGTAGCGTGGAAGGCGAGTGGGAAGGACAAGTACGATTTCTACCATTGTAG